In Candidatus Poribacteria bacterium, a single window of DNA contains:
- a CDS encoding iron chelate uptake ABC transporter family permease subunit, whose translation SLGATVFLGMTASGGTAAVSGSGLGGMLAFAFVGGIVAVGAAYILASQGKFLSLADILLAGIAIGSICTAVTSYLWIHTLQDVRALLYWLMGNLSGKGWSHVLLVAELTLPIVAISWRLANGLNIMLLGEEHAAYLGMNVERFKRWLLAIGTLAAATTVAVAGVIGFVGIIVPHIVRRLVGADNRKVIPAASLFGGVFLVVCDLLARALFAPLELPVGLLTAFLGAPFFLYVLRQTHAK comes from the coding sequence CATCGTTGGGAGCCACGGTGTTCCTGGGCATGACAGCGAGTGGCGGCACGGCAGCGGTGTCTGGCAGCGGGCTGGGAGGTATGCTCGCCTTCGCGTTTGTCGGAGGGATCGTGGCAGTCGGGGCTGCCTACATCTTGGCGAGCCAGGGCAAGTTCCTGAGCCTGGCGGACATACTGCTCGCCGGTATCGCCATCGGCTCCATCTGCACGGCGGTCACTTCATATCTGTGGATTCATACCCTCCAAGACGTGCGGGCGCTTCTCTACTGGCTGATGGGCAACCTGTCCGGCAAGGGATGGAGCCATGTCCTTCTCGTCGCAGAGCTCACGCTGCCGATTGTCGCGATCAGTTGGCGACTCGCCAACGGGCTCAACATCATGCTGCTCGGAGAGGAGCACGCCGCCTATCTGGGCATGAACGTCGAGCGCTTCAAGCGGTGGTTGCTGGCGATAGGAACGCTTGCAGCGGCGACGACGGTGGCGGTGGCTGGCGTGATCGGGTTCGTAGGAATCATCGTGCCGCACATCGTCAGGCGGCTGGTTGGCGCGGACAACCGCAAGGTCATCCCGGCTGCGAGCTTGTTCGGCGGAGTGTTCCTGGTCGTCTGCGACCTACTCGCCCGGGCCCTGTTCGCGCCATTGGAACTTCCGGTCGGGCTCCTCACGGCGTTCCTCGGCGCGCCGTTCTTCCTCTATGTCCTGCGGCAGACCCATGCGAAGTAG